The Streptomyces sp. HUAS MG91 sequence CGGCGGCCCGAGCTGCGGGTGATCACCTGCGGCGGCCCGTACTCACGGCGGACCGGCTACCAGGGGAACGTCGTGGTCTTCGCCCACCTGACGGGCAACCGCTGAGCCCGGTGCTCAGGCCACCCACTGCTCGTACGCCATCTTCACCACCAGCGCGCACACCACCGTCAGCAGCACGATCCGCACGAACCCGGCGCCGCGCTTCAGCGCCGTGCGGGCGCCGATCATGCCGCCCGCCAGGTTGAACACGGCCATCAGCGCGGCCAGCTGCCAGTACACCGTGCCCTTCCAGGCGAACATCGCGAGCGCGCCCGCGTTGGTGCAGCAGTTGACGATCTTGGCGGTGGCGGAGGCGGTCACCAGGTCGAGGTGGAGGATCGCGGTGAGGGCGAGGACCAGGAAGGTGCCGGTACCGGGGCCGATCAGGCCGTCGTAGAAACCGATGCCGAGGCCCGCGAAGCCGATCGCGGCCAGGATCCGGCGGGGCGAGGCCGGGACGGCGGCCGGGGCCGTGCCGAACGACGGGCGGAAGATGACGAAGGCGCCGACCGCGACCAGGACCACCATCACGATCGGCTTGAGGACCTCCGTGCTCAGGCCCGCCGCGAGCGCCGCCCCGCCCGTCGAGCCCGCGAGCGCCGCGAGGCCGATGCGGACCGCGAGCCGCACGTCGACGGGGGCCTTGCGGGCGTAGGTCACCGCGGCGCCCGTGGTGCCGACGATGGCGACGGCCTTGTTGGTGCCGAGCGCGTACGGGCCCGCGTGCGCGGCGTTCGGCAGGCCGAGCAGCAGCGCGGGGAGCAGCAGCAGACCGCCGCCGCCGACCACCGCGTCGACCCAGCCGGCGGCGAGTGCGGCCACACACAGGACGACGGTGGTGGTCAGGGATATGTCAGGCATGATCGTGAGCCTATGGACGAGATGCGTGTGCGGTCCACGCGGGTGTGGAGAGTTGAGGCTTTTCTGAGGTAGCCGTTCCGGGGCGGGCGCCGGCCCGGTCGGGAGCGGCCGGCGCGGCCGGGTCCACGGTCAGCGCGAGGCAGGCCGCGACCAGGGCACTCGCCGAGGCGAGCCCCGCCGTGAGCCTGCGGCGGGCCTGGACCGTGGGCGCGTGGAAGGTGCGGACGGGACTGGCGTGACGGCCCATGGGCGGTTTCTCCGAGAGTCGGTGCGTGCGAGTCGATCGGTGCGTGCGGGTCAGTGCGGAGGAAGTGGGAGACCGGTCAGTACGTGAAGGACTCGGCGTGGACGCGGTCCGCCGGGACGCCGGCCCGGGCCAGTGCCGTCGTCGCGGCCGCGGTCATGCCGGGCGGGCCGCACACGTAGACGTCGTGGTCGGCGAGTCCGGGCACGAGGTCGCGCAGGGCCTGCGGCGCGAGGGGGTCGAAGGCCGCGCCGGAGGGGCCGAGGAGGTAGTGCAGGGCGGCGTGACGGGTACGGGCGATGGCCTCCAGTTCCTCGCGCAGGATGAGCCGTTCGGCGTTGCTCGCGCGGTACAGGAGCGTGAGGTCGCCGGGTGCGCCGGGCAGCGTCTCGAACAGGGCGCGCAGCGGCGTGATGCCCACTCCCCCGGCGAGCAGCAGCACCTTGCGGCGGGTGCGCCGGTGGGCGGTGAGCGCGCCGAACGGGCCGGTGGCGACGACCCGTACCCCGGGACGCAGCCTGCGCACGCGCCGGGTGTGCCGGCCGACGGCCCGCACGGTGATCCGGACATGGTCGCCGTCGACCGGCGCGGACAGCGAGAACGGCAGGGCCGTGCCCCACAGCCGCCGGGTGAGGAACCGCCAGCGGAAGAACTGGCCCGGCTCGGCGCGCAGCAGGCCCAGGTCGCGCCCGCGCATCAGGACGGAGACGACGCCGGGGCCCTCGACCCGCACGTCGACGACGCGCAGGGCGTGCCGTAGCGCCTGCCGCACCGGGACGACGAGCCGGTACCAGACGAGGAGGACGCCGACCGTGGCGTGCAGCAGCGACCACAGGCCGAGGCTCAGCGGGTTCGACGCGATGTCGGGTCCCGCGAGTTGGTGCGCGAAGGCCAGGGCGGCGCCGAGGTACGTGAGCAGGTGCAGGCCCCGCCAGGTGGCGTGGCCGACGCGGCGGCGCACGGCGCGGGCGCTGCTCACGCCGACCGTGCCGAACAGCAGGGCGCCGGCCGCCGCCGCGGCGAGCCCCGGGTAGCCGAGCAGTTCGGCGGCGGTGGTGACGAGGTCGGTGCCGGTGTGGGCCGCGTAGCCGAGCAGGGCGAGGACGACGTGCGCGGCGCAGAGCGTGAGGACGTGCCGGCCGCCGCGGGCGTGGTGGCGGGCGAGCCGGTCGGCGCCGACGCCGTGCTCGACGGCGGGGACCCGCGCCATGAGGAGGAGCATGACCAGGATCCCGTACCCGGCGAGCAGTCCCGTCAGATGGGCGCCGCTCGCGAACAGCACGTCGAGCCGTGTCGAGAAGGCGGCCTGCGCGGCCCACAGCAGGCTCACGGCGGCGGCGCCCGTGGCGATGCCGGACCGCAGCGCGGCCGGGGTGACCCGCACGGGGGCGGCGGGCCGGATGCGCGGGGCCCGGCGCGGGCGCGGGGGTACGGGCCGGGCGGGCGGGGGTTCCTCGGTCTGCCTGCGATAGGCCGACAGGGCCGGGTAGCGGGGGAGTTCGGGTTCGACGGCCTCGGTGCTCACGCCCGGCACACTAGGCTCCGGCGGGCCGGAAAATCGGCTGGTCAGGGTCACCGGGGAGATCCTTAAGGTCCCCTTCAGGAAGGCCTGAACACCGGTTAAGCGAGGGGGTCGTCGTCGGGTGCGGGGGCGTGAGCGGCTGGTCGCGGAGATCCTCACACCGCCCGCCCCACCCCGCTGAGCCCACCGTTCCCCCGCCGAAACTGACGGGACGCCACCGGGAAACCTCCACGCCGCACGCTGCGGTACATGACCGCACCGCACGCGTACGACGGAGGCTCCGACATGGCGCAGGACCCGGCCGACACGGCACTGCCCACCCTCGTCCTCGTCGGCCACGGCATGGTCGGCCAGCGCTTCCTCGAAGCGGCCGCCGAGCGCGGGCTCACCGCGTCGCACCGGGTGGTCGTGCTGTGCGAGGAGCCGCGGCCCGCCTACGACCGCGTCCATCTGACCTCCTACTTCTCGGGCACCACGCCCGAGGAGCTGTCCCTGACGGACCCGGGGTTCATCCAGCGGCACGGCATCGAGCTGCACGTCGGGGACCCGGCCGAGGCCGTCGACCGGGAGGCGCGGACGGTGCGCGCCCGCTCCGGGCTGACGGTCGCCTACGACACGCTGGTGCTCGCCACCGGCTCCTACCCCTTCGTGCCGCCGGTGCCCGGCAAGGACGCCACCGGCTGTTTCGTGTACCGGACCATCGAGGACCTGTACGCGATCGAGGAGTACGCGAAGAACAGCGCCGCGGTCGGTGCCGTGGTCGGCGGCGGGCTGCTCGGCCTGGAGGCGGCGGGCGCCCTGAAGGGGCTCGGCCTGGCGACGCACATCGTGGAGTTCGCGCCCCGGCTGA is a genomic window containing:
- a CDS encoding sulfite exporter TauE/SafE family protein, with the protein product MPDISLTTTVVLCVAALAAGWVDAVVGGGGLLLLPALLLGLPNAAHAGPYALGTNKAVAIVGTTGAAVTYARKAPVDVRLAVRIGLAALAGSTGGAALAAGLSTEVLKPIVMVVLVAVGAFVIFRPSFGTAPAAVPASPRRILAAIGFAGLGIGFYDGLIGPGTGTFLVLALTAILHLDLVTASATAKIVNCCTNAGALAMFAWKGTVYWQLAALMAVFNLAGGMIGARTALKRGAGFVRIVLLTVVCALVVKMAYEQWVA
- a CDS encoding ferredoxin reductase family protein, giving the protein MPGVSTEAVEPELPRYPALSAYRRQTEEPPPARPVPPRPRRAPRIRPAAPVRVTPAALRSGIATGAAAVSLLWAAQAAFSTRLDVLFASGAHLTGLLAGYGILVMLLLMARVPAVEHGVGADRLARHHARGGRHVLTLCAAHVVLALLGYAAHTGTDLVTTAAELLGYPGLAAAAAGALLFGTVGVSSARAVRRRVGHATWRGLHLLTYLGAALAFAHQLAGPDIASNPLSLGLWSLLHATVGVLLVWYRLVVPVRQALRHALRVVDVRVEGPGVVSVLMRGRDLGLLRAEPGQFFRWRFLTRRLWGTALPFSLSAPVDGDHVRITVRAVGRHTRRVRRLRPGVRVVATGPFGALTAHRRTRRKVLLLAGGVGITPLRALFETLPGAPGDLTLLYRASNAERLILREELEAIARTRHAALHYLLGPSGAAFDPLAPQALRDLVPGLADHDVYVCGPPGMTAAATTALARAGVPADRVHAESFTY